From Alteromonas australica, one genomic window encodes:
- the nhaC gene encoding Na+/H+ antiporter NhaC, giving the protein MKKELKTPSLLDALIPIVSLVIMMGSAVFLFEDDSSYGPNQIALLLAMGLAAIIGMKNGHTWKAIEKGIVDGISMSLGACLILLAVGSLIGTWMLAGTVPTLIYFGLELLNPSFFYAATCLICAVVAMSIGSSWTTAATVGVALMGVSAGMEMSTAITAGAVVSGAYFGDKISPLSETTNLAPAVAGTDLFEHIRYMLWTTIPSFVIALLLFVFLGFSEVGEAKAERIEQMQLLLGESFDLSWYMLVPLVVLLTLAVKKMPAFPAVFIGALLGGVWAVVFQWDLVSSMASEGDSASIGALKVVWIALFDGVSFSTPDENLNSLLSRGGMSSMLNTIWLIICAMSFGAVLERVGLLKRAVSAILLGAKSAGDMVSRTILTCFATNLVTADQYISIVMPGRMYKEEFKKRGLDQLNLSRSLEDGGTLTSPLIPWNTCGAYMHSVLLVNPFDYIFYAFFNVINPILAIIYAYLGIKILRLTPPQGSTGANEASQ; this is encoded by the coding sequence ATGAAAAAAGAACTAAAAACACCATCATTACTTGATGCACTTATCCCCATAGTTTCCTTGGTTATCATGATGGGAAGTGCCGTTTTCCTATTTGAAGATGACTCCTCTTATGGTCCTAATCAAATCGCCTTGCTTTTGGCGATGGGCTTAGCCGCTATCATTGGTATGAAAAACGGCCATACTTGGAAAGCCATTGAAAAAGGCATCGTAGACGGTATATCCATGTCACTAGGGGCCTGTCTAATCTTGCTGGCAGTCGGCTCTTTGATTGGGACATGGATGCTAGCGGGTACGGTGCCCACGCTTATCTATTTTGGCTTAGAACTCCTTAATCCTTCGTTCTTTTATGCTGCAACCTGCTTAATTTGCGCTGTAGTAGCAATGAGTATAGGCAGTTCATGGACAACCGCTGCAACGGTTGGTGTGGCACTCATGGGGGTTTCTGCAGGCATGGAAATGTCTACCGCGATTACTGCAGGTGCAGTGGTATCGGGCGCTTATTTCGGCGATAAAATATCACCGCTATCCGAAACCACTAACTTAGCGCCAGCAGTAGCAGGCACCGATTTGTTCGAGCACATCCGTTATATGCTTTGGACCACCATACCCAGCTTTGTGATTGCTTTATTGTTGTTTGTATTCTTAGGGTTTAGCGAAGTAGGTGAAGCGAAAGCTGAACGTATTGAGCAAATGCAATTACTCTTAGGTGAATCGTTTGACCTTAGTTGGTACATGCTCGTGCCCTTAGTGGTTCTGTTAACCTTAGCGGTGAAGAAAATGCCAGCCTTTCCCGCGGTATTTATTGGTGCGTTGCTAGGTGGTGTTTGGGCGGTCGTTTTTCAATGGGATTTAGTTTCATCAATGGCAAGTGAAGGCGACAGTGCTAGCATAGGTGCGCTAAAAGTCGTTTGGATTGCCTTGTTTGACGGCGTGAGCTTTTCTACCCCAGATGAAAACCTAAATAGTTTGCTTTCTCGCGGCGGCATGTCGTCCATGCTCAATACCATCTGGCTGATTATTTGTGCTATGTCATTTGGCGCAGTACTTGAACGAGTAGGGCTATTAAAACGTGCTGTTTCGGCCATTCTGCTCGGTGCAAAATCGGCCGGTGATATGGTTAGCAGAACCATACTAACTTGCTTTGCCACTAACTTAGTTACAGCAGATCAATATATTTCTATCGTCATGCCAGGACGTATGTATAAAGAAGAATTTAAAAAGCGCGGACTAGACCAACTTAACCTATCTCGCAGCTTAGAAGACGGTGGCACATTAACCTCGCCACTTATTCCTTGGAATACCTGTGGCGCTTACATGCACAGTGTTCTACTGGTCAATCCATTTGATTATATTTTCTATGCATTCTTCAATGTTATTAATCCAATATTAGCCATCATTTATGCTTACCTTGGAATAAAGATACTTCGTTTAACACCACCGCAAGGTTCAACAGGTGCCAACGAAGCTAGTCAGTAA
- a CDS encoding sodium-dependent transporter codes for MAIRGEFSSRIGFVLAAAGSAVGLGNIWGFPTKVASNGGAAFVLVYLLLAFVLAYPVLMAELIIGRSSRANMVDALGKISGNFVGRATGLWGCVTVSLILAFYAIVGGWMLVYFADAAVSLFGLTSASEWLLTDSVTRNVIFCFLFMALTAFIVVGGVKAGIEKWSVRLMPTLVLLIIALIVYVSFQPGAIEGWSAYLVPDFSRVLDPDLLINAMGQAFFSMSLGVGTMLVYGSYLSKKENLPSIGASVALVDIGVAVIAGMLIIPAMYVALNNGVEIFTPDGALIQGDTLIFKVLPALFDTIGGVGIFVAFTFFALMAIAAVTSSISMLEVPVAYMVESKGLVRKKAVLLMASIIFGLSCIIIVNFSTLFGFVIALTTEYSQPLLGLVLCIFAGWIWKRDAILAELKEGDENAEHSVFWKIWPWYVRFVCPVIIALMFYRSVM; via the coding sequence ATGGCTATCAGAGGCGAATTCTCTTCGCGCATAGGGTTTGTGTTGGCCGCGGCAGGGTCAGCAGTGGGATTAGGCAATATTTGGGGGTTCCCGACGAAGGTGGCAAGCAATGGCGGTGCCGCTTTTGTATTAGTTTACCTTTTACTCGCCTTCGTATTGGCCTATCCAGTATTAATGGCCGAACTCATCATAGGGCGAAGTTCTCGCGCTAATATGGTGGACGCGCTGGGTAAAATTTCCGGCAATTTCGTTGGCCGAGCCACAGGTTTGTGGGGGTGCGTAACTGTCTCCCTTATTCTCGCGTTTTATGCCATTGTGGGTGGTTGGATGCTAGTGTATTTCGCCGACGCCGCCGTAAGCCTGTTCGGCTTAACCAGTGCAAGCGAGTGGCTGCTTACTGATTCAGTTACGCGTAACGTGATATTCTGTTTTCTTTTCATGGCATTAACGGCGTTTATCGTGGTGGGTGGTGTAAAAGCCGGAATTGAGAAGTGGTCTGTTCGTTTAATGCCCACATTGGTTCTGCTCATCATAGCACTGATTGTTTACGTAAGTTTTCAGCCCGGCGCCATTGAAGGCTGGAGCGCTTATTTAGTGCCTGACTTTTCTCGAGTGCTCGATCCTGACTTACTTATCAATGCCATGGGGCAAGCATTTTTCTCTATGTCGTTAGGTGTTGGTACCATGCTGGTCTACGGTTCCTACTTAAGCAAAAAAGAAAACCTTCCCTCAATCGGTGCATCTGTTGCGCTAGTGGACATTGGTGTTGCCGTTATCGCAGGTATGCTCATCATTCCAGCCATGTACGTGGCACTTAATAACGGTGTAGAGATCTTTACGCCAGACGGCGCGCTTATCCAAGGCGACACACTCATTTTCAAGGTTTTGCCTGCATTATTTGATACTATTGGCGGTGTCGGCATTTTTGTTGCTTTTACTTTCTTTGCGTTAATGGCCATTGCGGCAGTTACGTCTTCAATTTCGATGCTAGAAGTGCCTGTCGCTTACATGGTAGAAAGCAAAGGGTTAGTAAGAAAGAAAGCGGTTTTGCTCATGGCGTCAATTATCTTTGGGTTGAGCTGCATTATCATTGTCAATTTCTCAACCTTATTTGGATTTGTCATCGCACTAACAACAGAATACAGTCAGCCGCTACTCGGCCTTGTATTATGCATCTTTGCGGGTTGGATTTGGAAACGCGACGCCATTTTAGCGGAACTCAAAGAGGGTGATGAAAACGCTGAACACAGTGTTTTTTGGAAAATTTGGCCTTGGTATGTTCGTTTTGTCTGCCCGGTCATCATTGCGCTCATGTTTTATCGCTCCGTAATGTAA